The following coding sequences are from one Bacillus kexueae window:
- the def gene encoding peptide deformylase: MAIREIVTYPADILETPCEKVTDFDKKLTKLLNDMYETMLHADGVGLAAPQIGIAKQIAIVDVGDSNGKIELINPVIIEERGEQVGPEGCLSFPGLFGEVKRAHYVKVRAQNRRGKIFVLEAKGFLARAIQHEIDHLHGVLFTSKVTKYLKEEDLVEG, translated from the coding sequence TTGGCTATTCGTGAAATCGTCACTTATCCTGCAGACATACTTGAAACACCTTGTGAGAAAGTGACGGATTTTGATAAAAAATTAACGAAATTATTAAATGATATGTACGAGACGATGTTACATGCCGATGGTGTTGGGTTAGCAGCTCCACAAATTGGTATAGCAAAACAAATTGCAATCGTCGATGTCGGGGATTCAAATGGTAAAATTGAGCTCATAAATCCCGTCATTATTGAAGAACGGGGAGAGCAAGTGGGACCTGAAGGATGCCTCAGTTTCCCAGGCCTTTTTGGGGAAGTGAAGCGTGCCCATTATGTGAAGGTTCGAGCACAAAATAGACGTGGAAAAATATTTGTATTAGAAGCTAAAGGGTTTTTAGCACGTGCCATTCAACATGAGATTGATCATTTACATGGCGTGTTATTTACTTCCAAAGTAACAAAATATTTGAAGGAAGAGGATTTAGTAGAAGGGTGA